A genome region from Sander vitreus isolate 19-12246 chromosome 21, sanVit1, whole genome shotgun sequence includes the following:
- the myocd gene encoding myocardin isoform X1 gives MHAGKCSEVRVTGPEDRLCLGHLQGATQGQWTERRNHALKKQQLSTEDQSVLQLRLQQRRTREQLADQGIMPLNQGKFPKQEDSYAFEEDSSSESLSPEQHHSDESQGSACPSSEAVGSTPSSSSSPALISPQQGGVTQEPSDQSQDEGLSGANNSQATPPIPVPAIVKSKTSDKNRHKKPKDVKPKVKKLKYHQYIPPDQKAEKSPPPMDSAYARLLQQQQLFLQLQILSQQKHAHTHPQSLQSQQHTHTAQAQQRQPSFSYQPHPPTQTQKGASEQLSVCSSSAPSGRANSSSPSPVKNTYANQSSISLVKPGPLPANLDDLKVSELRQHLRIRGMPVSGTKTALVERLGPFRDSNAGSSPSGSSDITTVIFPVTPTGSLSSYQSPSSSSALSQGGYYPYPSTSSTPPISPASSELSLSGSLPDSFSDVPMSSPTQFALQPSPAQLSTEDGPGGGGPRAGEGGGLDGVEAEKDKMLVEKQKVIEELTWKLHQEQRQVEELRMQLHKRKRCYGATQDPAPPPSHPTMLHQSPPAMMGQHFFGVTIKQEPMSLSSSCPLSSPKQLKSSPGSCMEDMGHCNNPLSNMGGPGGPHCMDRSSGSPSTMSAFLSPQCSPRDSPIGKPSGSPQPSSPNNSYLLSPPLGRDGCSHLHPHPPGNNRARNMQMQQKNGSQAVNCSYPAEQRSLQGVFPNPTDCGHSGSAKPEHHNVQPKMSVVPSPRHVGQKCQVPPPAFSSSDSDASDLRQPPCYEDAVKQQLTRSQQMDELLDVLIESGEMPANAREERERASVTKVVPHITVSPGCPGLLVPRFHRHYEHLSPTQFPYDHSANHITESHLENLLGGPIGRGAEVALLKMASEDGGQEEDGNRDGEGYHHRHPHHLQQDKLLTNRDLMDTPLSPISTKGSGVSEVQGMVSMAFSETPWETMEWLDLTPPSSATAFSMAPPSGPSIFNTEFLDVTDINLNSAMDLHLEHW, from the exons TAAACCAGGGCAAGTTCCCCAAGCAGGAGGACTCGTATGCGTTTGAGGAGGACAGCAGCAGTGAGAGTCTGTCTCCAGAGCAGCACCACAGTGACGAGTCGCAGGGCTCGGCCTGCCCCTCATCGGAGGCTGTCGGCAGTacgccctcctcttcctcctcacctGCCCTCATCAGCCCACAACAG GGAGGTGTGACCCAAGAGCCCTCGGATCAAAGCCAGGATGAAGGGCTGTCTGGTGCCAACAACAGCCAGGCCACTCCCCCAATACCTGTTCCTGCTATTGTCAAG TCAAAGACTTCAGACAAGAACCGACACAAGAAGCCCAAAGATGTGAAGCCAAAGGTGAAGAAGCTCAAGTACCACCAGTACATTCCTCCGGACCAAAAGGCAGAGAAGTCCCCTCCGCCCATGGATTCGGCCTACGCCCGCCTCctgcagcaacagcagctcTTCCTGCAGTTGCAGATCCTCAGCCAGCAGaaacatgctcacacacatccacagtcGCTGCAgtcgcagcagcacacacacactgcccagGCCCAGCAGCGGCAGCCCTCTTTCAGCTACCAGcctcacccacccacccaaaCCCAGAA AGGAGCCAGTGAACAGCTGTCAGTTTGTAGCTCCAGCGCTCCATCAGGCCGAGCCAACAGCAGCTCGCCCTCCCCAGTCAAGAACACGTATGCCAACCAAAGCAGCATCTCGCTGGTCAAACCTGGGCCCCTGCCAGCTAATCTGGATGACCTAAAA GTCTCAGAGCTGCGGCAGCACCTGCGGATCCGCGGCATGCCCGTCTCCGGCACCAAGACGGCCCTCGTCGAGCGACTCGGACCCTTCAGGGACTCCAACGCCGGCTCCTCGCCCTCGGGCTCCTCTGACATCACCACAGTGATCTTCCCTGTCACCCCCACAGGATCCCTGTCCTCCTACCAGTCCCCATCCTCCTCCAGCGCTCTGTCCCAGGGCGGCTACTACCCTTACCCCAGTACCTCCTCCACCCCCCCCATCTCTCCGGCCTCCTCGGAGTTGTCCCTCAGTGGCTCCCTCCCCGACAGCTTCAGCGACGTGCCCATGTCCTCGCCAACGCAGTTCGCCCTGCAGCCATCTCCGGCCCAGCTCAGCACGGAGGACGGCCCAGGCGGGGGAGGGCCCAGGGCGGGGGAGGGTGGAGGTTTGGATGGCGTGGAAGCCGAAAAAGATAAGATGCTGGTGGAAAAGCAGAAGGTGATTGAGGAGCTGACGTGGAAGTTGCACCAGGAGCAGAGACAG GTTGAGGAGCTGAGGATGCAGCTGCACAAGAGGAAACGCTGCTATGGAGCAACACAGGATCCCGCCCCCCCTCCATCACACCCCACCATGCTCCACCAGTCGCCCCCAGCCATGATGGGCCAGCATTTCTTCGGGGTGACTATCAAGCAGGAGCCCATGTCCTTGTCCTCCAGCTGCCCTCTGTCCTCTCCCAAACAGCTGAAGAGCTCTCCTGGCAGTTGCATGGAGGATATGGGACACTGCAACAACCCTCTCTCTAACATGGGGGGCCCCGGTGGGCCTCACTGTATGGACAGGTCCTCTGGCAGCCCCTCCACAATGTCCGCTTTCCTCAGTCCCCAGTGCTCCCCTCGAGACTCCCCCATCGGGAAGCCTTCTGGTAGCCCCCAGCCTTCGTCTCCTAATAACTCCTACCTGCTGTCACCTCCGCTGGGAAGAGACGGCTGCAGTCAtctccacccccaccccccggGCAACAACAGAGCACGCAACATGCAG ATGCAGCAGAAGAATGGCAGCCAGGCAGTGAACTGTTCTTATCCTGCTGAGCAGAGAAGCCTTCAGGGAGTCTTTCCCAACCCGACTGACTGTGGCCACAGCGGCTCAGCCAAGCCTGAGCACCACAACGTGCAACCAAAG ATGTCAGTAGTGCCCTCTCCTCGGCATGTTGGCCAAAAGTGCCAGGTCCCTCCCCCTGCCTTCAGTAGCTCAGATTCAGATGCATCAGACTTAAGACAGCCCCCATGCTATGAGGATGCAGTGAAGCAG CAACTGACCAGAAGTCAGCAGATGGACGAACTTCTGGATGTGCTCATAGAGAGTGGAG aGATGCCAGCTAACgccagagaagagagggagagggccTCTGTAACCAAAGTTGTGCCTCACATTACTGTGTCCCCAGGGTGTCCCGGCCTCCTCGTCCCCAGGTTCCACAGACACTATGAACACCTGTCCCCCACCCAGTTCCCTTACGACCACTCGGCTAATCACATCACTGAGAGCCACCTGGAGAATCTGCTGGGAGGTCCGATTGGCCGGGGAGCGGAGGTGGCTCTTCTTAAAATGGCCAGCGAGGACGGGGGCCAGGAAGAGGACGGGAACAGAGACGGCGAGGGGTACCACCACCGCCACCCTCACCATCTCCAACAGGACAAACTTCTGACAAACAGAGATCTGATGGACACGCCTCTGTCGCCCATCAGCACCAAGGGGTCCGGTGTGTCTGAGGTTCAGGGGATGGTCAGCATGGCATTCAGCGAGACGCCGTGGGAGACCATGGAGTGGCTGGACCTGACGCCCCCCAGCTCGGCCACGGCCTTTAGTATGGCTCCGCCCAGTGGGCCCAGCATCTTCAACACAGAGTTCCTGGATGTCACAGACATTAACTTGAACTCTGCCATGGACCTTCACCTGGAGCACTGGTGA
- the myocd gene encoding myocardin isoform X6, whose translation MTLLGSEHSILIRSKFRSVNQGKFPKQEDSYAFEEDSSSESLSPEQHHSDESQGSACPSSEAVGSTPSSSSSPALISPQQGGVTQEPSDQSQDEGLSGANNSQATPPIPVPAIVKSKTSDKNRHKKPKDVKPKVKKLKYHQYIPPDQKAEKSPPPMDSAYARLLQQQQLFLQLQILSQQKHAHTHPQSLQSQQHTHTAQAQQRQPSFSYQPHPPTQTQKGASEQLSVCSSSAPSGRANSSSPSPVKNTYANQSSISLVKPGPLPANLDDLKVSELRQHLRIRGMPVSGTKTALVERLGPFRDSNAGSSPSGSSDITTVIFPVTPTGSLSSYQSPSSSSALSQGGYYPYPSTSSTPPISPASSELSLSGSLPDSFSDVPMSSPTQFALQPSPAQLSTEDGPGGGGPRAGEGGGLDGVEAEKDKMLVEKQKVIEELTWKLHQEQRQVEELRMQLHKRKRCYGATQDPAPPPSHPTMLHQSPPAMMGQHFFGVTIKQEPMSLSSSCPLSSPKQLKSSPGSCMEDMGHCNNPLSNMGGPGGPHCMDRSSGSPSTMSAFLSPQCSPRDSPIGKPSGSPQPSSPNNSYLLSPPLGRDGCSHLHPHPPGNNRARNMQMQQKNGSQAVNCSYPAEQRSLQGVFPNPTDCGHSGSAKPEHHNVQPKMSVVPSPRHVGQKCQVPPPAFSSSDSDASDLRQPPCYEDAVKQQLTRSQQMDELLDVLIESGEMPANAREERERASVTKVVPHITVSPGCPGLLVPRFHRHYEHLSPTQFPYDHSANHITESHLENLLGGPIGRGAEVALLKMASEDGGQEEDGNRDGEGYHHRHPHHLQQDKLLTNRDLMDTPLSPISTKGSGVSEVQGMVSMAFSETPWETMEWLDLTPPSSATAFSMAPPSGPSIFNTEFLDVTDINLNSAMDLHLEHW comes from the exons TAAACCAGGGCAAGTTCCCCAAGCAGGAGGACTCGTATGCGTTTGAGGAGGACAGCAGCAGTGAGAGTCTGTCTCCAGAGCAGCACCACAGTGACGAGTCGCAGGGCTCGGCCTGCCCCTCATCGGAGGCTGTCGGCAGTacgccctcctcttcctcctcacctGCCCTCATCAGCCCACAACAG GGAGGTGTGACCCAAGAGCCCTCGGATCAAAGCCAGGATGAAGGGCTGTCTGGTGCCAACAACAGCCAGGCCACTCCCCCAATACCTGTTCCTGCTATTGTCAAG TCAAAGACTTCAGACAAGAACCGACACAAGAAGCCCAAAGATGTGAAGCCAAAGGTGAAGAAGCTCAAGTACCACCAGTACATTCCTCCGGACCAAAAGGCAGAGAAGTCCCCTCCGCCCATGGATTCGGCCTACGCCCGCCTCctgcagcaacagcagctcTTCCTGCAGTTGCAGATCCTCAGCCAGCAGaaacatgctcacacacatccacagtcGCTGCAgtcgcagcagcacacacacactgcccagGCCCAGCAGCGGCAGCCCTCTTTCAGCTACCAGcctcacccacccacccaaaCCCAGAA AGGAGCCAGTGAACAGCTGTCAGTTTGTAGCTCCAGCGCTCCATCAGGCCGAGCCAACAGCAGCTCGCCCTCCCCAGTCAAGAACACGTATGCCAACCAAAGCAGCATCTCGCTGGTCAAACCTGGGCCCCTGCCAGCTAATCTGGATGACCTAAAA GTCTCAGAGCTGCGGCAGCACCTGCGGATCCGCGGCATGCCCGTCTCCGGCACCAAGACGGCCCTCGTCGAGCGACTCGGACCCTTCAGGGACTCCAACGCCGGCTCCTCGCCCTCGGGCTCCTCTGACATCACCACAGTGATCTTCCCTGTCACCCCCACAGGATCCCTGTCCTCCTACCAGTCCCCATCCTCCTCCAGCGCTCTGTCCCAGGGCGGCTACTACCCTTACCCCAGTACCTCCTCCACCCCCCCCATCTCTCCGGCCTCCTCGGAGTTGTCCCTCAGTGGCTCCCTCCCCGACAGCTTCAGCGACGTGCCCATGTCCTCGCCAACGCAGTTCGCCCTGCAGCCATCTCCGGCCCAGCTCAGCACGGAGGACGGCCCAGGCGGGGGAGGGCCCAGGGCGGGGGAGGGTGGAGGTTTGGATGGCGTGGAAGCCGAAAAAGATAAGATGCTGGTGGAAAAGCAGAAGGTGATTGAGGAGCTGACGTGGAAGTTGCACCAGGAGCAGAGACAG GTTGAGGAGCTGAGGATGCAGCTGCACAAGAGGAAACGCTGCTATGGAGCAACACAGGATCCCGCCCCCCCTCCATCACACCCCACCATGCTCCACCAGTCGCCCCCAGCCATGATGGGCCAGCATTTCTTCGGGGTGACTATCAAGCAGGAGCCCATGTCCTTGTCCTCCAGCTGCCCTCTGTCCTCTCCCAAACAGCTGAAGAGCTCTCCTGGCAGTTGCATGGAGGATATGGGACACTGCAACAACCCTCTCTCTAACATGGGGGGCCCCGGTGGGCCTCACTGTATGGACAGGTCCTCTGGCAGCCCCTCCACAATGTCCGCTTTCCTCAGTCCCCAGTGCTCCCCTCGAGACTCCCCCATCGGGAAGCCTTCTGGTAGCCCCCAGCCTTCGTCTCCTAATAACTCCTACCTGCTGTCACCTCCGCTGGGAAGAGACGGCTGCAGTCAtctccacccccaccccccggGCAACAACAGAGCACGCAACATGCAG ATGCAGCAGAAGAATGGCAGCCAGGCAGTGAACTGTTCTTATCCTGCTGAGCAGAGAAGCCTTCAGGGAGTCTTTCCCAACCCGACTGACTGTGGCCACAGCGGCTCAGCCAAGCCTGAGCACCACAACGTGCAACCAAAG ATGTCAGTAGTGCCCTCTCCTCGGCATGTTGGCCAAAAGTGCCAGGTCCCTCCCCCTGCCTTCAGTAGCTCAGATTCAGATGCATCAGACTTAAGACAGCCCCCATGCTATGAGGATGCAGTGAAGCAG CAACTGACCAGAAGTCAGCAGATGGACGAACTTCTGGATGTGCTCATAGAGAGTGGAG aGATGCCAGCTAACgccagagaagagagggagagggccTCTGTAACCAAAGTTGTGCCTCACATTACTGTGTCCCCAGGGTGTCCCGGCCTCCTCGTCCCCAGGTTCCACAGACACTATGAACACCTGTCCCCCACCCAGTTCCCTTACGACCACTCGGCTAATCACATCACTGAGAGCCACCTGGAGAATCTGCTGGGAGGTCCGATTGGCCGGGGAGCGGAGGTGGCTCTTCTTAAAATGGCCAGCGAGGACGGGGGCCAGGAAGAGGACGGGAACAGAGACGGCGAGGGGTACCACCACCGCCACCCTCACCATCTCCAACAGGACAAACTTCTGACAAACAGAGATCTGATGGACACGCCTCTGTCGCCCATCAGCACCAAGGGGTCCGGTGTGTCTGAGGTTCAGGGGATGGTCAGCATGGCATTCAGCGAGACGCCGTGGGAGACCATGGAGTGGCTGGACCTGACGCCCCCCAGCTCGGCCACGGCCTTTAGTATGGCTCCGCCCAGTGGGCCCAGCATCTTCAACACAGAGTTCCTGGATGTCACAGACATTAACTTGAACTCTGCCATGGACCTTCACCTGGAGCACTGGTGA
- the myocd gene encoding myocardin isoform X4 produces the protein MTLLGSEHSILIRSKFRSVLQLRLQQRRTREQLADQGIMPLNQGKFPKQEDSYAFEEDSSSESLSPEQHHSDESQGSACPSSEAVGSTPSSSSSPALISPQQGGVTQEPSDQSQDEGLSGANNSQATPPIPVPAIVKSKTSDKNRHKKPKDVKPKVKKLKYHQYIPPDQKAEKSPPPMDSAYARLLQQQQLFLQLQILSQQKHAHTHPQSLQSQQHTHTAQAQQRQPSFSYQPHPPTQTQKGASEQLSVCSSSAPSGRANSSSPSPVKNTYANQSSISLVKPGPLPANLDDLKVSELRQHLRIRGMPVSGTKTALVERLGPFRDSNAGSSPSGSSDITTVIFPVTPTGSLSSYQSPSSSSALSQGGYYPYPSTSSTPPISPASSELSLSGSLPDSFSDVPMSSPTQFALQPSPAQLSTEDGPGGGGPRAGEGGGLDGVEAEKDKMLVEKQKVIEELTWKLHQEQRQVEELRMQLHKRKRCYGATQDPAPPPSHPTMLHQSPPAMMGQHFFGVTIKQEPMSLSSSCPLSSPKQLKSSPGSCMEDMGHCNNPLSNMGGPGGPHCMDRSSGSPSTMSAFLSPQCSPRDSPIGKPSGSPQPSSPNNSYLLSPPLGRDGCSHLHPHPPGNNRARNMQMQQKNGSQAVNCSYPAEQRSLQGVFPNPTDCGHSGSAKPEHHNVQPKMSVVPSPRHVGQKCQVPPPAFSSSDSDASDLRQPPCYEDAVKQQLTRSQQMDELLDVLIESGEMPANAREERERASVTKVVPHITVSPGCPGLLVPRFHRHYEHLSPTQFPYDHSANHITESHLENLLGGPIGRGAEVALLKMASEDGGQEEDGNRDGEGYHHRHPHHLQQDKLLTNRDLMDTPLSPISTKGSGVSEVQGMVSMAFSETPWETMEWLDLTPPSSATAFSMAPPSGPSIFNTEFLDVTDINLNSAMDLHLEHW, from the exons TAAACCAGGGCAAGTTCCCCAAGCAGGAGGACTCGTATGCGTTTGAGGAGGACAGCAGCAGTGAGAGTCTGTCTCCAGAGCAGCACCACAGTGACGAGTCGCAGGGCTCGGCCTGCCCCTCATCGGAGGCTGTCGGCAGTacgccctcctcttcctcctcacctGCCCTCATCAGCCCACAACAG GGAGGTGTGACCCAAGAGCCCTCGGATCAAAGCCAGGATGAAGGGCTGTCTGGTGCCAACAACAGCCAGGCCACTCCCCCAATACCTGTTCCTGCTATTGTCAAG TCAAAGACTTCAGACAAGAACCGACACAAGAAGCCCAAAGATGTGAAGCCAAAGGTGAAGAAGCTCAAGTACCACCAGTACATTCCTCCGGACCAAAAGGCAGAGAAGTCCCCTCCGCCCATGGATTCGGCCTACGCCCGCCTCctgcagcaacagcagctcTTCCTGCAGTTGCAGATCCTCAGCCAGCAGaaacatgctcacacacatccacagtcGCTGCAgtcgcagcagcacacacacactgcccagGCCCAGCAGCGGCAGCCCTCTTTCAGCTACCAGcctcacccacccacccaaaCCCAGAA AGGAGCCAGTGAACAGCTGTCAGTTTGTAGCTCCAGCGCTCCATCAGGCCGAGCCAACAGCAGCTCGCCCTCCCCAGTCAAGAACACGTATGCCAACCAAAGCAGCATCTCGCTGGTCAAACCTGGGCCCCTGCCAGCTAATCTGGATGACCTAAAA GTCTCAGAGCTGCGGCAGCACCTGCGGATCCGCGGCATGCCCGTCTCCGGCACCAAGACGGCCCTCGTCGAGCGACTCGGACCCTTCAGGGACTCCAACGCCGGCTCCTCGCCCTCGGGCTCCTCTGACATCACCACAGTGATCTTCCCTGTCACCCCCACAGGATCCCTGTCCTCCTACCAGTCCCCATCCTCCTCCAGCGCTCTGTCCCAGGGCGGCTACTACCCTTACCCCAGTACCTCCTCCACCCCCCCCATCTCTCCGGCCTCCTCGGAGTTGTCCCTCAGTGGCTCCCTCCCCGACAGCTTCAGCGACGTGCCCATGTCCTCGCCAACGCAGTTCGCCCTGCAGCCATCTCCGGCCCAGCTCAGCACGGAGGACGGCCCAGGCGGGGGAGGGCCCAGGGCGGGGGAGGGTGGAGGTTTGGATGGCGTGGAAGCCGAAAAAGATAAGATGCTGGTGGAAAAGCAGAAGGTGATTGAGGAGCTGACGTGGAAGTTGCACCAGGAGCAGAGACAG GTTGAGGAGCTGAGGATGCAGCTGCACAAGAGGAAACGCTGCTATGGAGCAACACAGGATCCCGCCCCCCCTCCATCACACCCCACCATGCTCCACCAGTCGCCCCCAGCCATGATGGGCCAGCATTTCTTCGGGGTGACTATCAAGCAGGAGCCCATGTCCTTGTCCTCCAGCTGCCCTCTGTCCTCTCCCAAACAGCTGAAGAGCTCTCCTGGCAGTTGCATGGAGGATATGGGACACTGCAACAACCCTCTCTCTAACATGGGGGGCCCCGGTGGGCCTCACTGTATGGACAGGTCCTCTGGCAGCCCCTCCACAATGTCCGCTTTCCTCAGTCCCCAGTGCTCCCCTCGAGACTCCCCCATCGGGAAGCCTTCTGGTAGCCCCCAGCCTTCGTCTCCTAATAACTCCTACCTGCTGTCACCTCCGCTGGGAAGAGACGGCTGCAGTCAtctccacccccaccccccggGCAACAACAGAGCACGCAACATGCAG ATGCAGCAGAAGAATGGCAGCCAGGCAGTGAACTGTTCTTATCCTGCTGAGCAGAGAAGCCTTCAGGGAGTCTTTCCCAACCCGACTGACTGTGGCCACAGCGGCTCAGCCAAGCCTGAGCACCACAACGTGCAACCAAAG ATGTCAGTAGTGCCCTCTCCTCGGCATGTTGGCCAAAAGTGCCAGGTCCCTCCCCCTGCCTTCAGTAGCTCAGATTCAGATGCATCAGACTTAAGACAGCCCCCATGCTATGAGGATGCAGTGAAGCAG CAACTGACCAGAAGTCAGCAGATGGACGAACTTCTGGATGTGCTCATAGAGAGTGGAG aGATGCCAGCTAACgccagagaagagagggagagggccTCTGTAACCAAAGTTGTGCCTCACATTACTGTGTCCCCAGGGTGTCCCGGCCTCCTCGTCCCCAGGTTCCACAGACACTATGAACACCTGTCCCCCACCCAGTTCCCTTACGACCACTCGGCTAATCACATCACTGAGAGCCACCTGGAGAATCTGCTGGGAGGTCCGATTGGCCGGGGAGCGGAGGTGGCTCTTCTTAAAATGGCCAGCGAGGACGGGGGCCAGGAAGAGGACGGGAACAGAGACGGCGAGGGGTACCACCACCGCCACCCTCACCATCTCCAACAGGACAAACTTCTGACAAACAGAGATCTGATGGACACGCCTCTGTCGCCCATCAGCACCAAGGGGTCCGGTGTGTCTGAGGTTCAGGGGATGGTCAGCATGGCATTCAGCGAGACGCCGTGGGAGACCATGGAGTGGCTGGACCTGACGCCCCCCAGCTCGGCCACGGCCTTTAGTATGGCTCCGCCCAGTGGGCCCAGCATCTTCAACACAGAGTTCCTGGATGTCACAGACATTAACTTGAACTCTGCCATGGACCTTCACCTGGAGCACTGGTGA